A region of Salvia splendens isolate huo1 chromosome 17, SspV2, whole genome shotgun sequence DNA encodes the following proteins:
- the LOC121774209 gene encoding secreted RxLR effector protein 161-like, producing the protein MLGAKIASVPLAAHFMLSKDLCPKIESEIKAMHKVPYSNAIGSVMYLMISTRPDIAYVVSCLSRYMANPGPVHWEALKWLLRYLKNTSKYGLCFSKHDQGVKLCGFVDSNYANDKDKRKSTTSWNTLWAVMKQQQTKALPMCSQCYNRMELENQSKLRTD; encoded by the exons atgCTTGGTGCTAAAATTGCTTCTGTTCCTTTAGCTGCCCATTTCATGCTGAGTAAGGACCTTTGTCCTAAGATTGAGTCTGAAATTAAAGCTATGCACAAGGTCCCTTATTCTAATGCTATTGGCTCTGTGATGTATCTTATGATTAGTACTAGACCTGACATTGCCTATGTTGTTTCTTGCTTGAGTAGATACATGGCTAACCCAGGTCCTGTGCATTGGGAAGCTCTTAAATGGTTGCTTAGATATTTGAAAAATACTTCCAAGTATGGTCTTTGTTTTTCTAAGCATGATCAAGGTGTTAAGTTATGTGGTTTTGTGGATTCTAACTATGCTAATGACAAGGATAAGAGGAAGTCAACCACTTCCT GGAATACCTTGTGGGCTGTGATGAAGCAACAACAGACTAAGGCTCTCCCTATGTGCTCCCAAT GTTACAATCGGATGGAGCTTGAGAATCAGTCTAAGTTGAGGACTGATTAG